A part of Nocardioides sp. WS12 genomic DNA contains:
- a CDS encoding CoA transferase — protein sequence MRRSRVLADETFANCLEGVRVLDFSRFESGPTCTQTLAWLGASVVKAEAGRGGDPGRAIGRKGADPYGAWFQEYNSNKQSIALNLRSTRGIELARALAAEADVVVENFAPGRMEEMGLGYDSLVAVNPGLVFAEIKGFGPGSAYEKYLAFDGVGQATGGVMSVTGEPGGRPIRAGLNIADSGSGMLMVTSILGALNRKARTGQGARLRLSMQDAVMHFLRGAFASQLSTGSPPKRAGSGGVSVANVPSDTYLCSPEGPNDFIFIYTRSTSSEHWHRLLHLIGRPELIGDPRLETAAARVANVDEVNAMITAWTRTLTKQQAMQALGDAQIPAGPVLDTRDLLADNSFAERGLFQDVAHPSIEDLRVQTWPVEVDDRLVRVLPAPLLGEHTEVVLRDWLALSDAEIAGLISDGIATQAL from the coding sequence ATGAGGAGATCACGAGTGCTCGCCGACGAGACGTTTGCAAACTGCCTCGAGGGCGTCCGCGTCCTGGACTTCTCTCGCTTCGAGTCTGGCCCGACCTGCACGCAGACCCTCGCATGGCTCGGAGCCTCGGTTGTCAAGGCCGAGGCCGGCCGCGGAGGCGACCCCGGTCGGGCCATCGGGCGCAAGGGGGCCGACCCCTATGGCGCCTGGTTCCAGGAGTACAACTCCAACAAGCAGTCGATCGCGTTGAATCTCAGGAGCACGCGGGGCATCGAGCTCGCCAGGGCCTTGGCCGCGGAGGCAGATGTCGTGGTCGAGAACTTCGCGCCGGGGCGGATGGAGGAGATGGGACTCGGATACGACTCCCTGGTCGCTGTGAACCCGGGCCTCGTCTTCGCTGAGATCAAAGGCTTCGGGCCGGGCAGCGCGTACGAAAAGTACCTGGCTTTCGACGGTGTTGGTCAGGCAACCGGTGGTGTCATGAGCGTGACGGGCGAGCCGGGTGGACGCCCGATCCGGGCAGGCCTGAACATCGCAGACAGTGGCAGTGGGATGCTCATGGTGACCAGCATCCTGGGCGCCCTGAACCGTAAGGCCCGGACCGGCCAAGGTGCCCGACTGAGGCTGTCGATGCAGGACGCGGTCATGCACTTCCTGCGTGGTGCGTTTGCTTCGCAGCTGTCGACGGGTAGTCCGCCCAAGCGAGCGGGCTCCGGCGGTGTCAGTGTGGCCAACGTACCGAGTGACACATACCTCTGCAGTCCCGAAGGTCCGAACGACTTCATCTTCATCTACACGCGGTCGACCAGCTCCGAGCACTGGCACCGCCTGCTGCACCTGATCGGCCGGCCGGAGCTGATCGGCGATCCACGACTCGAGACCGCCGCGGCCCGCGTCGCGAACGTCGATGAGGTCAACGCGATGATCACCGCGTGGACCAGGACGCTGACGAAGCAACAAGCGATGCAGGCGCTGGGTGACGCACAGATCCCGGCAGGCCCGGTCCTGGACACGCGCGATCTGCTCGCGGACAACAGCTTTGCGGAGCGCGGCCTGTTCCAGGACGTGGCGCACCCGTCGATCGAGGACTTGAGAGTGCAGACCTGGCCCGTCGAGGTCGACGATCGCCTGGTCCGGGTCCTACCTGCTCCACTGCTCGGCGAGCACACCGAAGTCGTCCTCCGGGACTGGCTGGCACTGAGTGACGCCGAGATCGCAGGTCTGATCTCGGACGGCATCGCGACTCAGGCCTTGTGA
- a CDS encoding enoyl-CoA hydratase/isomerase family protein, whose translation MGSYEQVVLTRRDAVVEVRLHSDGGELLWTPTVHRELPIAFAEVGADITVKTVIVTGTGSSFCAGVDMAAFKARSAGGGGWDPTWYEGKRLLQDLVGIDVPVIGVVNGPALIHSEIPLLADVVIAADHAVFQDSGHFQTGGVPGDGVNLVWSHLIGTTRANYFLMTGQVLTAADALALGAVNEVLPLDQVSERAWELAACFAQRPLPVLRYTREALNLGRRRMLLNDLSHGLAVEGLGLAAARSAREA comes from the coding sequence ATGGGTAGTTACGAGCAGGTCGTGTTGACGCGTCGTGATGCTGTCGTCGAGGTGCGGCTGCACTCCGACGGGGGGGAACTCCTGTGGACGCCGACGGTGCACCGCGAACTCCCTATCGCGTTCGCGGAGGTTGGCGCGGACATCACCGTCAAGACGGTAATTGTGACAGGTACCGGTAGTTCCTTCTGTGCGGGCGTGGACATGGCTGCCTTCAAGGCGCGCAGTGCAGGTGGGGGTGGGTGGGATCCGACTTGGTACGAGGGGAAACGTCTACTTCAGGACCTCGTTGGAATCGACGTCCCTGTCATCGGGGTGGTCAATGGCCCTGCGCTGATCCACTCCGAGATTCCGCTCCTTGCGGACGTTGTGATTGCGGCTGACCACGCCGTATTCCAGGACTCTGGACATTTCCAGACCGGGGGAGTGCCCGGCGACGGTGTCAATCTGGTCTGGTCCCACCTCATTGGAACGACACGGGCGAACTACTTCCTGATGACGGGCCAGGTGCTGACTGCCGCGGATGCTCTAGCACTTGGTGCGGTGAATGAGGTGCTACCCCTCGACCAGGTCAGCGAGCGGGCCTGGGAACTCGCGGCGTGCTTCGCGCAGCGCCCGCTCCCCGTCCTGAGATACACGCGAGAAGCGCTCAATCTGGGTCGTCGTCGGATGCTGCTCAATGACCTGAGCCACGGTCTGGCGGTCGAGGGACTCGGCCTTGCCGCGGCACGTTCAGCGCGGGAGGCCTGA
- a CDS encoding nitroreductase, with protein MDLPGLLAARYSCRAFKRELVADETLDELFGLAQRTPSWCNVQPWHVHLTSGPATARFAQALSEHVSTSEPKSDIERPTVYSEVYQKRRRETGHQLYGALGIDRADAEGRRHQMLQNFTFFGAPHVAVITSDRDQGPYGAVDCGGYVNTLLLAAQHLGLGAVAQGAIAAYSDFVRTWLDIPDDQVVVCAVSFGYADEQHPVNGFRTDRAEAGGVVSHRAK; from the coding sequence TTGGATCTCCCCGGCCTGCTGGCTGCGCGGTACAGCTGCCGCGCCTTCAAGCGGGAACTGGTGGCGGACGAGACGCTCGATGAGCTCTTCGGATTGGCGCAGCGCACTCCTTCGTGGTGCAACGTCCAGCCGTGGCACGTCCATCTCACCAGTGGTCCAGCTACGGCTCGCTTCGCTCAGGCGTTGAGTGAGCATGTGTCCACGAGTGAGCCGAAGTCGGACATCGAGCGCCCGACGGTCTATTCGGAGGTGTATCAGAAGCGCCGTCGTGAGACCGGCCATCAGTTGTACGGTGCGCTCGGGATTGATCGAGCCGACGCGGAGGGCCGCCGTCATCAGATGCTCCAGAACTTCACATTCTTCGGCGCGCCCCATGTGGCTGTGATCACCAGCGACCGCGACCAGGGTCCCTACGGCGCTGTCGACTGTGGGGGATACGTCAACACACTTCTTCTCGCTGCCCAGCATCTTGGGCTGGGGGCGGTGGCTCAGGGAGCCATCGCGGCGTACTCCGACTTCGTTCGGACCTGGCTCGACATCCCCGATGATCAGGTGGTGGTCTGCGCGGTCTCCTTCGGTTACGCCGATGAGCAGCACCCGGTGAACGGCTTCAGAACCGATCGGGCTGAGGCCGGTGGCGTTGTCAGCCATCGGGCGAAATAG
- a CDS encoding MaoC family dehydratase has protein sequence MSADAQQDTDFDPTFHHYNFRRTSGQPRFFEDMILGEKFYMPSRTVTDAAFAAFQVISGDNHPSHYDMEFSRSKGWPDLQAHGLQMVALTAPGASDFVFVTGGAMMGFIEQSSKFLKPLYRGDTVYPAIKIAELVPQRNTGVMILESTVHNQRGELLMLGEQRFLVKRRTPAE, from the coding sequence ATGAGCGCCGATGCGCAGCAGGACACGGATTTCGATCCGACCTTCCACCACTACAACTTCCGCAGGACCAGCGGCCAGCCACGGTTCTTCGAGGACATGATCCTCGGCGAGAAGTTCTACATGCCGAGCCGCACGGTCACTGACGCCGCCTTCGCGGCATTTCAGGTCATCTCGGGTGACAACCACCCGAGCCACTACGACATGGAGTTCAGTCGCTCCAAGGGCTGGCCCGACCTCCAGGCGCACGGACTGCAGATGGTGGCACTCACTGCGCCGGGAGCCAGTGACTTTGTCTTCGTCACCGGCGGGGCGATGATGGGGTTCATCGAGCAGTCGAGCAAGTTCCTCAAGCCCCTCTATCGCGGCGACACGGTCTACCCGGCCATCAAGATCGCTGAGCTCGTCCCGCAGCGCAACACGGGCGTCATGATTCTCGAGTCAACAGTGCACAATCAGCGCGGTGAACTGCTGATGCTCGGAGAGCAGCGGTTCCTTGTGAAGCGGCGCACGCCGGCCGAGTAG
- a CDS encoding NAD(P)/FAD-dependent oxidoreductase has product MTNNESAVETDFAPLVGHWFEALNAALEGGDPDQIEDLFCDDAYWRDLIALTWRLGHVGGSGQIAKALLDARLTHDVRDLHVALHRTTPRLKSRLMREVVEAYFEFTTNVGTGQGVIRFEPNQDNETALRAWTVLTKIRSIHGVPVPGVGERHPGRGYDREGSTDNWADRRAQSVAYEDREPEVVIAGAGQSGLMLAAHLGVLGVDALIVEKNDRIGDNWRNRYHSLALHNPTDMVQLPYMPFPRTFPEYLPKDQFANWLEAYALNMNLNTWTSTEFLGADYDEVEEVWTVKVRRGDGTERTLHPRHVVVATGGAGGQPRFAELPGLEDFKGEVIHSSQFDSGRRFQGKNVVVVGVATSAHDIALDLYQNDATVTMLQRSASIVVSLETANAAYGQYFDGTPIEEADMISAGNFIHPLMVPAMQAGTKIMEEKDKVLLDRLRAVGMKLDSGIDGTGFMYKFFQTGGGYYIDVGASDVVARGDIRLVQTEDLLRLDANGAQLADGTHVPVDAIVMATGYKNQGAEAQRYFGDELAAQLGDVSRFGEDGELRNAWKPTAQKGLWFMISGVAQARTYSPVLALQLKAEQLGILPGYKSAK; this is encoded by the coding sequence ATGACGAACAACGAGTCGGCGGTTGAAACTGACTTCGCTCCACTTGTGGGGCACTGGTTCGAGGCGCTGAATGCGGCGCTCGAAGGCGGGGACCCGGATCAGATCGAAGACCTGTTCTGCGACGATGCCTACTGGCGGGACCTGATTGCGCTCACGTGGCGACTCGGTCACGTGGGTGGCTCAGGTCAGATCGCGAAGGCTCTGCTGGACGCCAGGTTGACCCACGACGTCCGTGACTTGCATGTAGCGCTCCATCGGACGACGCCGCGGCTCAAGTCACGGCTCATGCGGGAGGTCGTCGAGGCGTATTTCGAATTCACGACGAACGTCGGCACGGGCCAAGGTGTCATCCGTTTTGAGCCGAACCAAGACAACGAGACGGCGCTACGCGCCTGGACGGTTCTCACCAAGATTCGCTCGATCCATGGGGTTCCGGTACCCGGCGTCGGGGAGCGTCACCCGGGTCGCGGTTACGACCGCGAGGGGTCGACCGACAACTGGGCAGACAGGCGCGCCCAGTCCGTTGCCTATGAGGACCGTGAGCCCGAGGTGGTCATCGCCGGTGCCGGCCAGTCCGGTCTGATGCTGGCCGCGCACCTGGGCGTGCTGGGAGTCGACGCGCTCATCGTCGAGAAGAACGATCGCATCGGCGACAACTGGCGAAACCGCTACCACTCGCTCGCGCTGCACAACCCCACAGACATGGTCCAGCTTCCGTACATGCCGTTTCCTCGGACCTTCCCGGAGTACCTCCCCAAGGATCAGTTCGCGAACTGGCTCGAGGCATATGCGCTGAACATGAACCTGAACACCTGGACGTCGACGGAGTTCCTCGGCGCCGACTACGACGAGGTCGAAGAGGTCTGGACTGTAAAGGTCCGGCGCGGTGACGGCACCGAGCGCACCCTTCACCCGCGGCACGTCGTCGTGGCAACGGGCGGCGCCGGTGGCCAGCCGCGGTTCGCGGAGCTGCCAGGGCTCGAGGATTTCAAGGGAGAGGTGATCCACAGCTCGCAGTTCGACAGTGGGCGCCGCTTCCAGGGCAAGAACGTCGTGGTCGTCGGCGTTGCCACGAGCGCGCACGACATCGCCCTGGATCTCTACCAGAACGATGCGACGGTCACGATGCTCCAGCGGTCGGCGTCCATCGTCGTCTCGTTGGAGACCGCAAATGCAGCCTATGGCCAGTACTTCGACGGCACCCCGATCGAAGAGGCCGACATGATCTCGGCCGGCAACTTCATCCACCCGCTCATGGTTCCGGCGATGCAGGCCGGTACCAAGATCATGGAGGAGAAGGACAAGGTCCTTCTCGACCGGCTGCGTGCGGTCGGCATGAAGCTCGACTCGGGAATCGACGGCACGGGCTTCATGTACAAGTTCTTCCAGACGGGTGGCGGCTACTACATCGATGTCGGCGCAAGCGATGTTGTCGCGCGCGGGGACATCCGTCTCGTTCAGACGGAGGACCTCCTAAGGCTCGATGCGAACGGTGCTCAGCTGGCTGACGGGACCCATGTGCCGGTCGACGCGATCGTGATGGCCACGGGCTACAAGAACCAGGGTGCAGAAGCGCAGCGCTACTTCGGCGACGAACTGGCTGCGCAACTCGGGGACGTGTCCCGATTCGGCGAAGACGGTGAATTGCGCAACGCGTGGAAGCCGACTGCGCAGAAGGGCCTCTGGTTCATGATCTCGGGTGTGGCGCAGGCCCGGACCTACTCTCCGGTCCTTGCACTTCAACTCAAGGCCGAGCAGTTGGGCATCCTGCCGGGCTACAAGTCAGCCAAGTGA
- a CDS encoding SDR family NAD(P)-dependent oxidoreductase has product MTTGLSFDGKVVVVTGAAAGMGRSHALLLANRGAAVVVNDVAGAESVVAEIETRGGRAVAATYDISDPDEALALVEQGLGAYGRIDAIVNNAGISHHVPLADLTPDIFDRTMKVNAYGAFFVTHHAWPHLVASGAGRVVMVASRGAMVGAPNLTHYAASKGAMLGMTRQLAAEGAAAGVRVNAVNPAAFTEMSKATDGVAGEVRLRVRARIARQLGVDEADERLLAERSTAVISAVVAFLCHSDCMATGEFFETEAGRVNRISYASAAGYADASLTIEAVRDNFHAILELAELEAMPAINASGTERR; this is encoded by the coding sequence GTGACGACAGGCCTGTCCTTCGACGGGAAGGTCGTAGTCGTGACCGGCGCTGCGGCGGGAATGGGGAGGTCCCACGCCCTGCTGCTTGCCAACCGCGGCGCCGCGGTGGTCGTGAACGACGTCGCAGGTGCAGAATCCGTTGTCGCCGAGATTGAGACACGAGGCGGGCGAGCGGTCGCCGCGACCTACGACATCTCGGACCCCGATGAGGCTCTAGCCCTTGTTGAGCAGGGACTCGGGGCCTATGGGCGAATCGATGCGATCGTCAACAATGCCGGGATTTCCCACCACGTGCCGCTCGCGGACCTCACGCCTGACATCTTCGACCGAACGATGAAGGTCAACGCGTACGGAGCGTTCTTCGTGACTCACCACGCGTGGCCGCACCTGGTGGCGAGTGGCGCCGGACGCGTGGTCATGGTCGCGTCGAGGGGGGCGATGGTGGGCGCGCCGAACCTGACCCACTACGCGGCTTCCAAGGGTGCGATGCTGGGCATGACGAGGCAGCTCGCTGCAGAGGGTGCTGCTGCTGGGGTCCGCGTCAACGCTGTGAATCCGGCGGCATTCACCGAGATGAGCAAGGCGACTGACGGTGTTGCCGGCGAGGTGCGTCTTCGTGTCCGGGCCAGGATCGCCAGGCAGTTGGGGGTGGACGAGGCGGATGAGCGGTTGCTTGCCGAACGTTCGACGGCGGTGATCTCGGCGGTCGTCGCGTTTCTGTGCCACTCGGACTGCATGGCTACGGGTGAGTTCTTCGAGACCGAGGCTGGTCGCGTGAACCGGATCTCGTACGCGTCTGCTGCTGGTTACGCCGATGCGAGCCTCACGATCGAGGCGGTGCGCGACAACTTCCACGCCATCCTGGAGCTCGCTGAGCTGGAGGCCATGCCTGCGATCAACGCGTCGGGCACTGAGCGTCGCTGA
- a CDS encoding CoA-binding protein, with product MTDMRSLDCLFAPKKIAVIGASDNKARIGGRVLDYLLTQFPGQTYPVNPGRATVQGVPGYPTVADLPETPDLAIVAVRSEDVLSVVDQLGQRGTGAAIVFSSGFAETGDEGRHEQEEMHAIARKYGMRLLGPNCIGLVNRSEGLLATFAAISAPADEGGGVAIVSQSGAVGAFFWREVHRVGLGANYLCTTGNQSDVTAAEAVSHLIEQPDVKSVLLFLEGLPDPDVLLSAGLRALELGKPIVAMKSGFSAGGAAAAASHTGSAPSDDALVEALLERAGIVRAETPAELVYFSAAFAAGRFPTGNKLGIVTGSGGLGVVMADEAARAGLVLNRPSPSTEAKIRERIPPFGSSRNPIDYTANSVNDPTIFDSVVDTVLQEAGYDGVCISGISPTTSAERAAAVRDSVERNQKPALVHTADPEVVRYLIANGVPAFTDAPTMVRAMAALSEYARRLAQGSKPAPTLAVGRVDDAGAGTVLTEDASADRLSSFGIAASPSALPHEAVEFRLEATHDAQFGPITSVSLGGTLGELMTESAHALLPLRSGEAQRMLERLCRGRLTDGPAALTPGGVSQLADLIEQLSLTIDSGTGVTRATLNRVVISGAEVRAHGAEVTASA from the coding sequence ATGACGGACATGCGTTCGCTGGACTGTCTCTTTGCCCCCAAGAAGATCGCCGTGATCGGCGCCTCCGACAACAAGGCCCGGATTGGGGGGCGGGTGCTCGACTATCTCCTCACACAGTTCCCCGGACAGACCTACCCGGTCAACCCAGGCAGAGCGACTGTGCAGGGCGTGCCCGGCTACCCGACCGTCGCAGACCTCCCCGAGACACCTGACCTGGCGATCGTCGCAGTACGTAGCGAGGACGTCCTCTCGGTGGTCGACCAGCTTGGCCAGCGAGGTACCGGGGCGGCCATCGTGTTCAGTTCGGGATTTGCGGAAACCGGAGACGAAGGGCGGCACGAGCAGGAAGAGATGCACGCGATCGCCAGAAAGTACGGAATGCGGCTGCTCGGCCCCAATTGCATCGGATTGGTCAACCGAAGCGAAGGCCTACTGGCGACGTTCGCCGCGATCTCAGCCCCCGCCGACGAAGGTGGCGGGGTAGCCATCGTGAGCCAGAGCGGCGCAGTAGGCGCGTTCTTCTGGCGCGAGGTCCACCGCGTGGGCCTCGGCGCCAACTATCTCTGCACCACCGGGAACCAGTCCGATGTGACCGCAGCCGAAGCGGTGTCCCACCTCATCGAGCAGCCGGACGTGAAGTCGGTCCTTCTCTTCCTGGAGGGCCTCCCGGACCCCGACGTGCTCCTCAGCGCCGGTCTTCGAGCCCTGGAGCTCGGCAAACCCATCGTTGCCATGAAGTCGGGATTCTCGGCCGGTGGCGCGGCGGCAGCCGCGAGTCACACCGGCTCGGCCCCTTCTGACGATGCGCTCGTCGAAGCGCTTCTGGAGCGTGCAGGGATCGTCCGTGCGGAGACACCGGCGGAGCTGGTGTACTTCTCGGCGGCCTTCGCTGCGGGACGCTTTCCGACTGGCAACAAGCTCGGCATCGTCACGGGCAGCGGCGGGCTCGGTGTCGTCATGGCCGACGAGGCGGCGCGGGCAGGGCTGGTGCTCAACCGTCCGAGCCCGTCCACCGAGGCGAAAATCAGGGAGCGCATTCCGCCGTTCGGCTCCTCGCGCAACCCGATCGACTACACGGCCAACTCGGTCAACGACCCGACCATCTTCGACTCGGTTGTCGACACAGTGCTCCAGGAGGCCGGCTACGACGGCGTCTGCATCTCGGGAATATCACCCACGACCTCCGCGGAGCGCGCCGCGGCCGTGCGCGACTCGGTCGAACGCAACCAGAAGCCGGCGCTGGTGCACACCGCCGACCCCGAGGTCGTCCGCTACCTGATCGCCAACGGAGTACCCGCATTCACCGATGCGCCCACCATGGTCCGCGCAATGGCGGCCTTGAGCGAGTATGCGCGCAGGCTCGCCCAGGGGTCGAAACCCGCGCCGACTCTTGCCGTCGGCCGTGTCGACGACGCTGGGGCCGGGACAGTCCTGACCGAAGACGCGTCGGCTGATCGTCTCTCCTCCTTCGGAATTGCCGCTTCTCCGTCGGCCCTGCCGCATGAGGCCGTTGAGTTTCGACTCGAGGCCACCCACGACGCTCAATTCGGTCCGATTACTTCGGTCTCACTCGGCGGCACGCTCGGCGAACTCATGACTGAGTCTGCCCACGCCCTCCTTCCGCTGCGATCCGGGGAAGCGCAGCGGATGCTCGAACGGCTGTGCCGAGGGCGTCTGACCGACGGTCCCGCCGCGCTGACTCCGGGCGGGGTGTCTCAACTGGCCGACCTGATCGAGCAGCTCAGCCTCACCATCGATTCCGGGACGGGAGTGACTCGGGCGACTCTCAATAGAGTCGTCATCAGCGGAGCCGAGGTTCGCGCGCACGGCGCAGAGGTCACCGCCTCAGCGTGA
- the acs gene encoding acetate--CoA ligase, translating into MDIETLANLSREERRFAPPAEFAANANLTAVAYEEATRDRLGFWEKQAERLTWDTRWDRVLDWSNPPFAKWFVGGRLNAAYNAVDRHVEEGAGDKVAFHWIGEPADDARSITYSELKDEVCQAANALVDLGVQAGDRVAIYMPMIPETVVAMLACARLGAPHTVVFGGFSAEALASRIEDCQAKIVITADGGYRRGVPSALKPAVDEALAKLGSRSAVDHVLVVRRTGQTIPFDEVTDVWWHELVASQSVEHTCESFDSEHPLYVMYTSGTTGAPKGILHTTGGYLTGAAYTHWGVFDLKAETDVYWCTADVGWVTGHSYLVYGPLINRTTSVIYEGVPDSPHKGRWWEIIEKYGVTILYTAPTAIRTFMKWGDEIPAKHDLSSLRLLGSVGEPINPEAYVWYRETIGGGRTPVVDTWWQTETGAIMVSPLPGVSDAKPGSAMRAIPGIVADVVNDEGASVPDGTGGYLVIREPWPSMLRTLWGDDQRFKETYWSRWEGMYFAGDGAKKDEDGDVWVLGRVDDVMNVSGHRLSTTEIESALVSHPKVAEAAVVGANDETTGQAVCAYVILREAAGDGGSDIVQELRDHVARGIGAIAKPRQILIVAELPKTRSGKIMRRLLRDVAENREVGDVSTLADSTVMNLIAVGASTSAED; encoded by the coding sequence ATGGACATCGAAACATTGGCCAATCTTTCCCGGGAGGAGCGCCGGTTCGCGCCGCCTGCGGAGTTTGCGGCCAACGCGAACCTGACCGCCGTGGCGTACGAGGAGGCCACCAGGGACCGGCTCGGCTTCTGGGAGAAGCAGGCCGAGCGGCTGACCTGGGACACCAGATGGGACCGGGTCCTGGACTGGTCGAATCCGCCGTTCGCGAAGTGGTTCGTGGGTGGAAGGCTGAACGCGGCTTACAACGCGGTCGATCGGCACGTCGAGGAGGGCGCAGGGGACAAAGTCGCTTTCCACTGGATCGGTGAGCCTGCCGATGATGCACGGAGCATCACCTACTCAGAGTTGAAGGACGAGGTCTGCCAGGCGGCCAACGCACTGGTGGACCTGGGCGTGCAGGCTGGCGACCGGGTGGCGATCTACATGCCGATGATCCCCGAGACGGTCGTCGCGATGCTGGCCTGCGCGCGACTGGGAGCGCCGCACACGGTGGTCTTCGGCGGTTTCTCCGCCGAGGCGCTGGCTTCGCGAATCGAGGACTGTCAGGCCAAGATCGTGATCACGGCGGACGGTGGCTACCGTCGGGGCGTCCCCTCTGCGTTGAAGCCTGCTGTGGACGAGGCGCTCGCCAAGCTGGGAAGCAGGAGCGCCGTGGATCACGTCCTCGTGGTACGGCGTACCGGGCAGACCATTCCCTTCGACGAAGTGACGGACGTGTGGTGGCACGAACTGGTTGCCTCGCAGTCTGTCGAGCACACGTGCGAGTCCTTCGACTCCGAGCATCCGCTCTACGTGATGTACACCTCCGGCACGACCGGGGCCCCCAAGGGAATCCTGCACACGACGGGCGGGTACCTGACCGGGGCGGCGTACACGCACTGGGGCGTCTTCGACCTCAAGGCGGAGACCGACGTCTACTGGTGCACCGCCGACGTGGGGTGGGTGACCGGGCACAGCTACCTGGTTTACGGACCTCTTATCAACCGGACCACGTCGGTCATCTACGAGGGGGTTCCGGACAGCCCACACAAGGGTCGCTGGTGGGAGATCATCGAAAAGTACGGTGTCACGATCCTTTACACGGCGCCGACCGCGATCCGGACGTTCATGAAGTGGGGCGACGAAATCCCGGCGAAGCACGACCTGTCATCGCTGCGGCTCCTCGGCTCGGTCGGCGAACCGATCAACCCGGAGGCTTACGTCTGGTACCGCGAGACCATCGGCGGCGGCCGTACGCCGGTCGTGGACACCTGGTGGCAGACCGAGACTGGCGCAATCATGGTCAGCCCGCTGCCCGGGGTGAGTGATGCCAAGCCCGGGTCGGCGATGCGCGCCATCCCCGGGATAGTGGCCGACGTGGTGAACGACGAGGGAGCGTCAGTGCCCGACGGGACTGGCGGCTATCTGGTGATCCGAGAGCCGTGGCCTTCGATGCTGCGCACGCTGTGGGGTGACGACCAGCGGTTCAAGGAGACGTATTGGTCACGCTGGGAGGGTATGTACTTCGCCGGAGACGGCGCGAAGAAGGACGAGGACGGCGACGTCTGGGTCCTTGGCCGGGTCGATGACGTCATGAACGTCTCCGGCCACCGGCTCTCCACCACCGAGATTGAGTCGGCCCTGGTGAGCCACCCGAAGGTTGCCGAGGCCGCGGTCGTCGGTGCGAATGACGAGACCACCGGTCAGGCGGTCTGTGCCTACGTGATCCTGCGCGAGGCCGCTGGCGATGGGGGAAGCGACATCGTCCAGGAGTTGCGTGACCACGTGGCTCGTGGGATCGGCGCGATTGCGAAGCCGCGGCAGATCCTGATCGTCGCGGAGTTGCCGAAGACTCGCTCCGGCAAGATCATGCGGCGCCTGCTCCGCGACGTTGCCGAGAACCGTGAGGTCGGCGATGTGTCCACCCTGGCTGACTCGACGGTGATGAATCTGATCGCTGTAGGGGCATCGACGAGCGCCGAGGATTGA
- a CDS encoding limonene-1,2-epoxide hydrolase family protein, translating into MNRLTPVQTVNAFIGFLCARDFESAFALCADDMEFENVPFEPSVNRGRDVIRARLESAYTWLVRAEYEIHFEIERDGAIVNERLDRHWFDDGLYAEVRVMGRWKVTDGKITLWRDYFDADQWHRNFNGGFGAYLERRASDA; encoded by the coding sequence ATGAACAGATTGACTCCAGTGCAAACAGTTAATGCCTTTATTGGGTTCCTGTGTGCGCGCGACTTCGAGAGCGCGTTCGCGCTGTGCGCCGATGACATGGAGTTCGAGAACGTCCCGTTCGAGCCGTCGGTCAATCGTGGGAGGGACGTCATCCGAGCTCGCCTCGAGAGCGCCTATACCTGGCTTGTCCGAGCGGAGTACGAGATCCACTTCGAGATCGAGCGCGACGGCGCGATTGTCAACGAGCGACTGGACCGCCACTGGTTCGACGATGGGCTCTACGCAGAAGTACGCGTGATGGGCAGGTGGAAGGTGACTGACGGGAAGATCACGCTGTGGCGTGATTATTTCGACGCTGACCAGTGGCACCGCAATTTCAACGGGGGATTCGGTGCCTACCTGGAGCGGCGCGCGTCCGACGCTTGA
- a CDS encoding PaaI family thioesterase — MTETFTDAQQEEIRVWFRDHFDRNVPFSRLCNINVVRWERDEVVLRSQYADDLSAHPGVFHGGVIATLIDTAGTCAILAGQDYNNGSRLSTISLNVNYLSVGQSEDVAATARCLKRGRTMHVADIQVHGVNSGRLLAVGQMTASVSGTRSGLLGPLPPA, encoded by the coding sequence ATGACCGAGACCTTCACCGACGCACAACAGGAAGAGATTCGAGTGTGGTTCCGCGACCACTTCGACAGGAATGTGCCCTTCTCACGCTTGTGCAACATCAATGTCGTGAGGTGGGAACGCGATGAGGTGGTGCTGCGCTCGCAGTACGCCGACGACCTGTCCGCCCACCCCGGAGTGTTCCATGGTGGGGTCATCGCAACGCTCATCGACACAGCCGGCACCTGCGCCATTCTCGCGGGACAGGACTACAACAACGGATCTCGCCTGTCGACCATCAGCCTCAACGTGAACTATCTGTCCGTGGGCCAGTCAGAAGACGTGGCGGCAACCGCGCGATGCCTCAAGAGGGGCCGGACGATGCACGTCGCCGACATCCAGGTCCACGGTGTCAACAGCGGTCGCCTCCTGGCAGTCGGCCAGATGACCGCCAGCGTTTCCGGAACGCGGTCCGGCCTACTGGGACCGCTGCCGCCTGCTTGA